The following proteins are encoded in a genomic region of Amyelois transitella isolate CPQ chromosome 14, ilAmyTran1.1, whole genome shotgun sequence:
- the LOC106130835 gene encoding histidine-rich glycoprotein-like codes for MKCLIVLALVCLAAASARELGEDEKDLVAAASGKSHHHEEGGGKHHHAEHHHEHGEKGHKGHKGHHHHHKGEHEHHGKHHHKGHHHEHGGGHKKHWDEHDHHGHHHEHGHHHKGGKHGHHKHHDKGEKTDGYHKKYHKDHFHKDHHFYDDHHHEGKHHKHGDHHGHHEEHGGHHKKGGHGHHGHHEHHHGKHGHHDKHHYDEDHKGHKGHHGHEEHHHHHHDHGKKGGHDDHKEWGFHHGKKH; via the coding sequence ATGAAGTGTCTTATAGTACTCGCTTTAGTTTGCCTCGCGGCGGCGTCTGCGAGGGAACTAGGCGAAGATGAGAAGGATTTAGTCGCAGCGGCCAGTGGGAAGAGTCATCATCACGAAGAAGGTGGCGGGAAACATCATCACGCTGAACACCATCACGAACATGGAGAGAAGGGTCATAAGGGTCATAAAGGACACCATCATCATCACAAAGGCGAACATGAACACCATGGGAAACATCATCATAAAGGACATCACCACGAGCACGGCGGCGGTCATAAGAAGCATTGGGATGAACACGATCATCACGGCCATCATCACGAACATGGACATCATCATAAGGGTGGGAAACATGGCCATCATAAACATCACGATAAGGGAGAGAAAACTGACGGCTACCATAAGAAGTACCACAAGGATCACTTCCATAAGGATCATCACTTTTACGATGACCATCATCATGAAGGCAAGCATCATAAGCACGGTGATCATCACGGTCATCACGAAGAGCACGGAGGTCATCACAAGAAGGGCGGTCACGGCCATCACGGACATCACGAACATCATCATGGAAAACACGGCCATCATGACAAACATCATTACGATGAAGATCACAAAGGTCATAAAGGTCATCACGGACATGAGgaacatcatcatcatcatcacgaTCATGGCAAGAAGGGAGGCCATGATGATCATAAGGAATGGGGCTTCCATCATGGGAAGAAGCATTAA
- the LOC106130879 gene encoding cytochrome P450 6B1, which produces MFFESFLLNLTVIIVLVVALIFDYVTKFFSYWYIRHIPYKTCVPFFGSDYHRVLGIRSNTDEVNKFYNDYPKEKFAGAVKSRIPDLIVRDPEAVKRMLSTDFANFHSRGLGLDKSQDVCLRNNLFYADGEKWTLLRQGVESLVKDMEWGKRDLNECLSGTNGDVIVQHLLSKVLDFIFRDLLVDDTDAAVITSLTSAAQNRSLAGKFKTYLKNVFPSLYELFGLKTLVGEPSKETVRALQHSKLLEKIKSGSVFQMGIKEKDRRNTNETDFAFSTLAMFVNEGYIPCLYLLTSMFYDLAKHPEVQKKVRQSVSNNDDKYLDAVIKESLRLHPSYSVISRQCVKMYQYPENKLVIDKKITLSIPVEAIHRDETYYEKPTVFNPERFLMNYDANNYFPFGVGPRKCVGENLAYQIIADVARNVLTHYEIQPCDRTPKSLPVSDFNFGRIVDQDIWLRFKPVTS; this is translated from the exons ATGTTTTTCGAAAGTTTCCTTTTAAATCTCACGGTCATCATCGTTCTCGTTGTCGCACTTATATTCGACTATGTTACCAAATTCTTCAGCTATTGGTACATCAGACATATCCCTTACAAAACCTGCGTACCCTTCTTCGGATCGGACTATCACAGAGTCTTAGGCATCAGAAGCAATACTGACGAGGTAAACAAATTCTACAACGATTACCCCAAGGAAAAGTTCGCCGGAGCAGTCAAGAGTCGAATTCCAGACCTCATTGTTCGAGACCCGGAAGCAGTTAAAAGGATGTTGTCAACAGATTTTGCAAATTTCCACAGCAGAGGCCTCGGCCTGGACAAATCTCAGGATGTTTGTTTAcgaaacaatttgttttacgCCGACGGAGAAAAGTGGACCTTGCTGAGGCAAGGCGTAGAGTCGCTTGTCAAAGACATGGAATGGGGCAAGAGAGATTTAAATGAATGTTTGTCCGGAACAAATGGAGACGTTATCGTTCAACATTTGCTGTCAAAGGTATTGGATTTCATATTCAGGGATTTGTTAGTGGACGATACCGATGCTGCTGTTATAACGAGCCTTACATCGGCCGCGCAGAACCGCTCTCTGGCAGGCAAATTTAAGACTTActtgaaaaatgtatttccGTCGCTATACGAACTGTTTGGATTGAAAACGTTAGTGGGTGAGCCGTCAAAAGAAACTGTAAGAGCGTTGCAACATTCTAAACTgcttgagaaaataaaaagtggaTCGGTTTTTCAAATgggaataaaagaaaaagacagAAGGAACACAAACGAGACTGACTTTGCGTTTTCCACTCTGGCTATGTTCGTAAACGAAGGCTATATACCGTGTCTCTATTTACTCACATCGATGTTTTATGACTTAGCAAAACATCCTGAAGTACAAAAGAAAGTAAGACAATCAGTTTCCAATAATGATGATAAGTATTTGGATGCTGTTATTAAAGAATCGTTGAGACTTCACCCTTCGTACTCAGTGATTAGTAGGCAATGTGTGAAAATGTACCAATATCcagaaaataaattggtaattgataaaaaaatcactcTGAGTATACCAGTGGAAGCGATACACAGAGATGAGACATATTATGAGAAGCCTACGGTTTTTAACCCTGaaagatttttaatgaattacgatgctaataattattttccttttggCGTCGGACCGAGAAAATGTGTTG gtgaAAATTTAGCATATCAGATCATCGCAGACGTAGCCAGGAATGTACTAACCCACTACGAAATACAGCCATGCGATAGAACGCCCAAATCTCTCCCGGTGTCTGATTTCAACTTCGGGAGAATCGTGGACCAAGACATTTGGCTTCGGTTCAAGCCAGTTACTTCTTAA